Genomic DNA from Neorhodopirellula lusitana:
ATTTCGAGCACCTGCGTCGGAGTCAGGCGATCTTGGACTCCTCGGTTTGAGAAGTCGGCGAGCTGGGTTTCATCCGGCAGAGCGTACTTGTTTCGGAAACCTCGTAGTCGGACACTGACGCCGCGTGTCGGACCTGTTTCCTCTTTGAACTCGCGGATTAAGCTCAATACATCGGGGTCAATGTAGTCGGACTCCGACGCATCCAACAGTAACTTCGATCCCGGCTTCGCTTGATTGAACATCGTGTCCAACGCCGCACGATTCAGAAAGCTGACTTGATTCGCGAGTTCGACATGCACCACGTCGCCGTCAATGTGCGGCTCAACGACTCGACGAATCGGACGTCGCAAATTGCTATTCAGGATAAACAGGACACTAACGGTCAGCCCAATCAGGATTCCAATTAGTAAATCGCTAAAGACGATCGCAACGACCGTGATGATGAATGGAGCGAATTGATACCGGCCCTGTTTCCACATGTCTCGGAACAAACCGGGGCTCGCCAACTTCGATCCGGTGTAGATCAAGATGGCTGCCAACGCCGCCAACGGAACCATGTTGAGATAGACGGGAAACAACCCAACGCAAACTAGCAACAGAACCCCGTGAAGGATGGCAGACAGCTTAGAAGTCGCGCCCGCGTTGATGTTGACCGAACTGCGAACAACGACCGAGGTCACGGGGATTCCGCCGATCAATCCGGCAACCACATTGCCTGCACCTTGCGCCCACAACTCGCGACTTCCGGGGGAATGGCGGCGTTGAGGGTCAAGCTTGTCGGAGGCTTCTAGATTGAGAAGCGTTTCCAAGGAGGCGACCATGGCAATGGTCACACCGGCTACATAAACCGCTGGATTGGTCCACTGCGAAAAGTCCGGGAACGTTAGAAAGCTAGCAAACTCCGTGAAACTTTCGGCTATCGGAATCTGCACCAAGTGACTGGTGTCGATCGACCAACCGTTACCCAACCGCGACAACATGGACTGCAGAGCCACCCCGACCAGCACGACAATAAGCGGAGCTGGAATGCCTGAATTTCGGAGCACTTTCAGCCGCGACCAAAGCACAAGTAGAGCAAGCGAACAGAACCCGACAGCAGCCGCACCAAAATGAACCTCGCCCTGGAAGATGGTTGCTATCTCAGAAAACGTATTTTCGTGATCTGGCTGCGAGAACGACATTTCACCTTCGGGATCCGTGTCGTGGCCGAGCAAGTGGGGAAGCTGCTTGAGAATTAGGATCACTCCGATCGCGGCCAGCAGTCCCTTGATGACACTCGACGGAAAGAACGCCGATAACGCTCCCGCTTTCGCGATCCCAAGTCCGATCTGAATCACTCCGCCGACCACGACAGCAAGCAGCAACGCATCAAACGCCCCCAGGTTCGCAATCTGGGTGGCGACCACGGCGGTGAGACCTGCCGCCGGACCACTGACGCTGGTATGCGAACCGCTTAGAGCACCAACCACAATCCCGCCAACGATCCCGGCGACAATTCCAGAAAACAGGGGCGCACCAGAGGCAAGGGCAATGCCCAAGCACAGCGGCAAGGCGACCAGAAAGACAACCAACGATGCAGTCAAATCTCGAAACAAGTTGTTTGCCAGAGAGTTGCTTTCCGGAGAGCTATCTTTTAGGGAGCTACTTTCCAGCGTGTTGTTTTCCTGTGATTTGGTTTCCGGTGACTTGTTTTCCGGGGATGCGGGTTTGCCTGTGTCGTCCTTCATTGATTTCGTCTTTGATTGCATCGTGTGTCCGAGGTTGCGTAGAGTCCATTCCTGTGCCCGCCGGAATAGCCATGGCGGAGCTTTGCGTCCGTCCCTGCAGAAAAACGAGAAGGCTGTTCCGCGAGGTTCGGGCATCCATTCGGTACAAAGCTTGAACCTCAAGAGAGGCGAAAGGTGGGCGGCACGAGGCCGGTTAAGATTCCTTCAAATAGCCGGTTCGATACCCGCAATTACCGGTTTCTTGGCACTTTCAATGTCATAGCCAATGTCATTGCACCTTCGATTTCACCGCAGCTGGGACGCCTCAGCCCGTAAGTAAGCTGTGCGTCTTCCCGGGATGGATGAAACTGAGGGTGCTCATTCTGAGCGTTCTGGACGATGCCTGCAACACCACCTAGTCGAGTTTGCCTGGGGTTGTTGTCTCGCGAACGCCTCTCGAGGATCGGAATCGGTCTCTAATGGCGGGTGCCAACGACGAGTAATTCTGCCTTTCTAGCTCGGTCACGCTGTGGATCGCGGCTTGCATCGTTTGGGCGTGCCCAATCTGCCTTTCAACCTATTTATTGTTGGTGGATTGGCAGACGACGAGCACGTGGACGTGTTCTTGGGCAGAGTTCAGTCGTGGCAAATACTGCTTCCCAGTCGCCATCAATGTTCCTGCCGCCGGCGTGAATCTGATGCTCCAGTCCAGCGTCTTGTAACACCTTCTGGCACGCGATGGCGTACTTGCTGACTTAACACCTGCTCCAAGGTGGACGACGCATCCATCGACAATGACTTCCACCGGGGCGGTTGTCTGTTTGCCGAGTAACTGTTGCGTTTTAACTTTCATGCCCAGCGGGTCTCCGCGACTGTTTCGCTTGGCTGATATGCGTGGCGATCTGGACAGGTTTTCCCTGAGGCTCGTCGATGCGTTAGCATAGGCCGCTTCAAACCAGTTTCAGCTAGTGTCAATAATCGCTTCTGTTGAAAACTTCCAAACTCCAGCAAATGAATTCCACGCAATGATTTACAAGATGAAAGAATCGAACCGTCGTTCATTCCTGAAGGCGGCCGCCATGACGTCGGCCGCGATCGGTACGAGCGGCATTCATACCGCGAACGCGACTGAGTCCAACGACAAAGTGAATCTGGCGATCATCGGTTGCAGCGGTCGCGGCGGAAGTATCGGTAGTGAAGCGATCAAGACTGGGATGGTGAATGTCGTCGCTCTTTGTGATGCCAATCCGTCTCGCACGGCGAGGTTCAAGGCACAGCACCCCGGCGCAAAAGTCTATGACGATTTCCGGAAGATGTTCGATGAAATGGGCGATCAGATCGACGCCTGTACTGCCGGCACGCCCGATCACACGCACTTCCCGATCACCATGCGTGCGATCGCAGAGAATATTGCCGTCTATGTCGAAAAGCCGCTCGCTCACACCTTCGAAGAGTGCGAACTGCTGATTGCCGCAGAGAAGAAACACAACGGCATTTGTCAAATGGGGAACCAGGGACATTCGTCTTCGCAGCGGATGCAGTTCAAGACCTGGGTCGATGAGGGGATCATTAAGAATGTCCGTCGGGTCGACGCGTGCATGAACAGGCCACGACGTTGGCACCCTTGGGGAAACGTCACTGGCTTTCCCGCGGCTGAACCGATGCCTGCCGAAATGAATTGGGATGTCTGGACGGGCACCGCTCCCATGCATGACTACAGCAATCGTCTTGACGGTGGCAATTGGCGAGGCTGGTACGACTACGGTAACGGAGCCTTCGGTGACTGGGGGCCTCACACGCTGGATAGTGTTCATCGCTTCCTTGAGTTGGGACTTCCGTTCGAAGTCAGAGCCGACAAGCTCGAGGGCCAGAACGATTTCATCTTTCCAATGGCAACGACGATCGCGTTCGAATTCGCCGAACGCGGACCGGACATGCCGGCCATATCGATCAACTGGTACGACGGTGTCGACAACAAGCCTCCGCAGCCGGAAGAGCTCGAAGGAAAAAAGTCGGTCCCCGCCTGCGGCAAGGTGATTTACGGCGACGACTTGACCTTCATAGGCGGCACCCACAGCGCGAAGTTAAGCATTCTGTCGGATACCGATCGGAAAGAATCGTTGCCTGAGATTTCCGCGGGAAACACCAATCAAAATCACATGCGGAACTTCCTCTTGGCCGCCATGGGCAAGGAAGAGTGCAATTCGAAATTCGCCGTCTCAGGCCCTCTGACGCAAGTCTTCATGCTCGGATGCATCGCACAGCGTCTCGGTGGCACCCTGAGTTTCGACACCGAGAAGAAGGAGATCACCAACAACGAACGGGCCAACCAACTGCTGAAAGGACATCCACCCAGAAAGGGTTGGGAAGAGTACTACACCCTTTGATCAGGAGCCGCATTTAGGATGCGATGGGACACGGCGATGCTTGAAACCTGAACTGGAAAAAGTCTGCGAAGGCTAGGCGTCAAGCATCGCGGGCACCTGAAAGGACTGCGGCCGAAGAAAAACG
This window encodes:
- a CDS encoding bifunctional SulP family inorganic anion transporter/carbonic anhydrase — protein: MKDDTGKPASPENKSPETKSQENNTLESSSLKDSSPESNSLANNLFRDLTASLVVFLVALPLCLGIALASGAPLFSGIVAGIVGGIVVGALSGSHTSVSGPAAGLTAVVATQIANLGAFDALLLAVVVGGVIQIGLGIAKAGALSAFFPSSVIKGLLAAIGVILILKQLPHLLGHDTDPEGEMSFSQPDHENTFSEIATIFQGEVHFGAAAVGFCSLALLVLWSRLKVLRNSGIPAPLIVVLVGVALQSMLSRLGNGWSIDTSHLVQIPIAESFTEFASFLTFPDFSQWTNPAVYVAGVTIAMVASLETLLNLEASDKLDPQRRHSPGSRELWAQGAGNVVAGLIGGIPVTSVVVRSSVNINAGATSKLSAILHGVLLLVCVGLFPVYLNMVPLAALAAILIYTGSKLASPGLFRDMWKQGRYQFAPFIITVVAIVFSDLLIGILIGLTVSVLFILNSNLRRPIRRVVEPHIDGDVVHVELANQVSFLNRAALDTMFNQAKPGSKLLLDASESDYIDPDVLSLIREFKEETGPTRGVSVRLRGFRNKYALPDETQLADFSNRGVQDRLTPTQVLEILTEGNKRFHGDRRISRGFGRPIDTSAGGQGPLAAVLNCIDSRVPAELVFDLGVCDIFSVRVAGNVIGTNSLGSLEYAVTVSGAKLVLVMGHTRCGAVASSMKFLDERNDSERVNGRTHLQAIVSEIHESVEGDEGQGVATMHREAMDESVDRVAKKNVERTVREIVSRSHAIRSAVDAGELLVVGAMYDVETGIVSFLTDDSVSTSH
- a CDS encoding Gfo/Idh/MocA family oxidoreductase, translated to MKESNRRSFLKAAAMTSAAIGTSGIHTANATESNDKVNLAIIGCSGRGGSIGSEAIKTGMVNVVALCDANPSRTARFKAQHPGAKVYDDFRKMFDEMGDQIDACTAGTPDHTHFPITMRAIAENIAVYVEKPLAHTFEECELLIAAEKKHNGICQMGNQGHSSSQRMQFKTWVDEGIIKNVRRVDACMNRPRRWHPWGNVTGFPAAEPMPAEMNWDVWTGTAPMHDYSNRLDGGNWRGWYDYGNGAFGDWGPHTLDSVHRFLELGLPFEVRADKLEGQNDFIFPMATTIAFEFAERGPDMPAISINWYDGVDNKPPQPEELEGKKSVPACGKVIYGDDLTFIGGTHSAKLSILSDTDRKESLPEISAGNTNQNHMRNFLLAAMGKEECNSKFAVSGPLTQVFMLGCIAQRLGGTLSFDTEKKEITNNERANQLLKGHPPRKGWEEYYTL